From one Streptomyces sp. CA-210063 genomic stretch:
- a CDS encoding beta-N-acetylglucosaminidase domain-containing protein has product MPRRLRWALLLALSLTLPSLPSAAAAPSAPMSPAIPQVWPTPRHIEVGGRQLTVPDRVVEVVGPGTDPAARRVVETALRDAGADRIVTVPAGERPPTAGLTVFVGGPGENPATEGALKRLGVTSPAGLPPEGYVLASGRHSGRALLALSGTDTTGTFYAAQTLRQLLTGERLPEVTVRDWPTAKLRGVVEGFYGTPWTHAERLSQLDFYGRTKQNVYVYSPKDDPYLRERWRDAYPAAQLNQLRELVDRAAAHHVRFTYALSPGLSVCYSSDGDITALVRKFASLYDIGVRSFAIPLDDISYTKWNCPADEEKFGSGGGAAGAAQAHLLNRVWEEFSADRTGLDPLEMVPTEYSDLADTPYKKALRERLDPEVVVEWTGVGVIAPTITAAQVRQAREVYGHPILVWDNYPVNDYVTSRLLLGPYTGREADVARESVGVIANPMVQAEASKLALFTSADHLWNPDAYDPRSAFLASVRDLAGTAKAAKWVRIFAESNYSSQLDATESPTLTKLIAAFRKAYEEDSGLDRAAAVLRSYFTDMAATPAQLRAHLANPGFLKETSAWLDKLGRYGTAGRTAVDLLLANKRGDAEAVSAYWTELRSERKGLDAIPEQVSPGVMDQFLYTTMLENAPDPGVDASFVPGSLSLKPGASESATLSFSDEDARTVTWKLDVPDGVTASPTEGTVTVPAGGSASATVTLTGVTEGVHSVVVSGTGILDRAIPVQVTDGDGSSRALTANFSGASVSSIDLSSGKSTDIRVGDNPGEVVVSADGRTAYAANQGSHTVSVIDVARGAVTATVAVGRVPAGLALTPDGGTLWVANYTDGTVQPVDTGTLRAGATVTVGSGPENMAITPDGRTLYVANIHDNTVTPVDLDTRKAGAEIPVGPRPFNVVAAPDGKRVYVSNSGGSTVTPIDTATNDTEPTLLVSGQAYGLGLSPDGRTLWVSPSTGDHVTPVDTVTGSPGTKITVGRSAFDVGLDWNGRTAYVTTADGNKLVPVDTASGTAGAPLTTGAYPLAVALAPVPVG; this is encoded by the coding sequence GTGCCCCGGCGCCTCCGCTGGGCCCTGCTCCTGGCCCTGAGCCTCACTCTCCCCTCCCTCCCGTCGGCCGCCGCCGCACCGTCGGCGCCGATGTCTCCGGCGATCCCCCAGGTGTGGCCGACGCCCCGGCACATCGAGGTCGGCGGGCGTCAACTCACCGTCCCCGACCGGGTGGTGGAGGTCGTCGGCCCTGGCACCGACCCCGCCGCCCGTCGCGTCGTCGAGACCGCGCTGCGCGACGCCGGAGCCGACCGGATCGTCACCGTCCCGGCCGGCGAGCGTCCGCCCACCGCCGGGCTCACCGTCTTCGTCGGTGGCCCCGGTGAAAACCCGGCCACCGAGGGCGCGTTGAAGCGCCTCGGCGTCACGTCACCCGCCGGGCTGCCGCCGGAGGGATACGTCCTGGCCTCCGGCCGCCACTCCGGCCGCGCCCTGCTCGCCCTCTCCGGCACCGACACCACCGGCACCTTCTACGCCGCCCAGACGCTCCGTCAGCTCCTCACCGGCGAACGCCTCCCCGAGGTGACCGTCCGCGACTGGCCCACGGCCAAGCTGCGCGGGGTCGTCGAGGGCTTCTACGGCACCCCGTGGACCCACGCCGAGCGGCTGAGCCAACTCGACTTCTACGGTCGCACCAAGCAGAACGTGTACGTCTACTCCCCCAAGGACGACCCGTATCTGCGGGAGCGCTGGCGCGACGCGTACCCGGCCGCCCAGCTGAACCAGCTGCGCGAACTCGTCGACCGGGCCGCCGCCCACCACGTCCGCTTCACCTACGCCCTCTCCCCCGGCCTGTCGGTGTGCTACTCCTCGGACGGCGACATCACCGCGCTGGTCCGCAAGTTCGCCTCGTTGTACGACATCGGTGTGCGCTCCTTCGCGATCCCGTTGGACGACATCAGCTACACGAAGTGGAACTGCCCGGCGGACGAGGAGAAGTTCGGCAGCGGGGGCGGGGCCGCCGGTGCCGCGCAGGCGCATCTGCTGAACCGGGTCTGGGAGGAGTTCTCCGCCGACCGCACGGGGCTCGACCCGTTGGAGATGGTTCCCACCGAGTACTCCGACCTCGCCGACACCCCGTACAAGAAGGCGCTGCGTGAGCGGTTGGACCCGGAGGTGGTCGTCGAGTGGACCGGCGTCGGCGTGATCGCGCCGACGATCACCGCCGCGCAGGTGCGGCAGGCCCGCGAGGTCTACGGGCATCCCATCCTGGTCTGGGACAACTACCCGGTCAACGACTACGTCACCAGCCGTCTCCTGCTGGGCCCGTACACGGGCCGGGAGGCCGACGTGGCCCGTGAGTCCGTCGGCGTCATCGCCAACCCGATGGTCCAGGCCGAGGCGAGCAAGCTCGCCCTGTTCACTTCGGCGGACCATCTCTGGAACCCGGACGCCTACGACCCCCGGTCCGCCTTCCTCGCCTCCGTCCGCGACCTGGCGGGTACGGCCAAAGCTGCGAAATGGGTGCGGATCTTCGCCGAGAGCAACTACTCCTCCCAGCTCGACGCCACCGAGTCCCCGACGCTGACCAAGCTCATCGCCGCCTTCCGTAAGGCGTACGAGGAGGACAGCGGCCTCGACCGGGCGGCGGCCGTGCTGCGGTCCTACTTCACCGACATGGCCGCCACGCCCGCCCAGTTGCGGGCCCATCTCGCCAACCCCGGTTTCCTGAAGGAGACTTCGGCCTGGCTCGACAAGCTCGGCCGGTACGGCACGGCGGGCCGGACGGCCGTGGATCTGCTGCTCGCCAACAAGCGGGGCGACGCCGAGGCGGTCTCGGCGTACTGGACCGAGTTGAGGAGCGAACGCAAGGGACTCGACGCCATACCCGAGCAGGTCTCGCCGGGGGTGATGGACCAGTTCCTCTACACGACGATGCTGGAGAACGCCCCCGACCCCGGCGTCGACGCCTCCTTCGTCCCCGGCTCCCTCAGCCTGAAGCCCGGTGCCTCCGAGTCGGCGACCCTCAGCTTCTCGGACGAGGACGCCCGGACGGTCACCTGGAAGCTCGACGTGCCGGACGGTGTCACCGCCTCGCCGACCGAGGGCACCGTCACCGTCCCGGCCGGGGGCAGCGCCTCGGCCACCGTCACCTTGACCGGTGTCACCGAGGGCGTTCACTCCGTCGTGGTGTCCGGCACCGGCATCCTCGACCGGGCGATCCCGGTCCAGGTCACCGACGGGGACGGCTCGTCGAGGGCTCTGACCGCCAACTTCAGTGGTGCCTCGGTCAGTTCGATCGACCTGTCCTCCGGGAAGAGCACGGACATCAGAGTCGGCGACAACCCCGGTGAGGTGGTCGTGAGCGCCGACGGCCGTACCGCCTACGCCGCGAACCAGGGCTCCCACACGGTCAGCGTCATCGACGTGGCGCGCGGCGCGGTCACCGCGACGGTCGCCGTGGGCCGCGTCCCCGCCGGGCTCGCGCTCACGCCGGACGGCGGCACGCTGTGGGTCGCCAACTACACGGACGGCACGGTCCAGCCGGTGGACACCGGCACGTTGCGGGCGGGGGCGACCGTCACGGTCGGGTCGGGGCCGGAGAACATGGCGATCACGCCGGACGGCCGCACGCTGTACGTGGCGAACATCCACGACAACACCGTCACACCGGTCGACCTCGACACCCGGAAGGCGGGGGCGGAGATCCCCGTCGGCCCCCGGCCCTTCAACGTCGTCGCCGCGCCGGACGGGAAGCGGGTCTATGTGTCCAACTCCGGTGGCTCGACGGTGACTCCGATCGACACGGCGACGAACGACACCGAGCCGACGCTTCTCGTCTCGGGCCAGGCGTACGGTCTCGGTCTGTCACCGGACGGGCGGACGCTGTGGGTGAGCCCCAGCACCGGGGACCACGTCACGCCCGTCGACACGGTGACCGGGTCCCCCGGCACGAAGATCACCGTCGGCAGGTCCGCCTTCGACGTCGGCCTGGACTGGAACGGCCGTACTGCCTACGTCACCACGGCCGACGGCAACAAGCTGGTGCCGGTCGACACCGCGTCCGGCACCGCCGGGGCACCGCTGACGACCGGCGCCTATCCGCTGGCGGTCGCGCTGGCCCCCGTACCCGTGGGGTGA
- a CDS encoding cyclase family protein has translation MSSHSADPPPPGPAPGTGNGPAVSRREFDALFDVLCTWGRWDPADRGAWNRVKVEHVRRATAGVRSGVVVPMALPWNTRHGPDNRKPAVHHMTDLGDVESPEPTTHKDFIAADYHGKGVTHLDALCHIAYRGRLYDGRAAREAVDAAGARFGAVSELGPLVTRGVLLDLPAVLGVRWLEPGQAVHARDVVAAEQALGVTVGEGDAVLLRSGHVRRRKELGAWDPDAASAGFHVDAVPLLAERGIALLGGDGDSDVRPSPVEGVHSPVHALAVAAMGVPLLDNLDLEALADATAEAGRYEFLLVVAPLNVPGGTGSPVNPVAVL, from the coding sequence ATGAGCTCGCATTCCGCCGATCCCCCGCCTCCCGGCCCGGCCCCCGGTACGGGCAACGGCCCCGCGGTCTCCCGTCGGGAGTTCGACGCGCTCTTCGATGTGCTCTGTACATGGGGGCGCTGGGACCCGGCCGACCGCGGCGCCTGGAACCGGGTGAAGGTGGAGCATGTGCGGCGGGCCACGGCAGGAGTGCGGTCCGGTGTGGTCGTCCCGATGGCGCTGCCCTGGAACACCCGGCACGGCCCGGACAACCGGAAGCCCGCCGTGCATCACATGACCGATCTCGGGGACGTGGAGAGCCCGGAACCCACGACCCACAAGGACTTCATCGCCGCCGACTACCACGGCAAGGGCGTCACGCATCTCGACGCCCTGTGCCATATCGCCTACCGGGGGCGGCTCTACGACGGCCGGGCGGCGCGCGAGGCCGTCGACGCCGCGGGGGCCCGGTTCGGCGCGGTGTCGGAGCTCGGGCCCCTCGTCACCAGGGGGGTGCTGCTCGACCTCCCCGCCGTCCTCGGCGTCCGCTGGCTGGAGCCGGGGCAGGCGGTGCACGCCCGCGATGTCGTCGCGGCGGAGCAGGCGCTCGGTGTGACGGTCGGCGAGGGCGACGCGGTACTGCTGCGCTCCGGACACGTCCGCCGCCGCAAGGAGCTCGGCGCCTGGGACCCCGACGCGGCGAGCGCGGGGTTCCATGTCGACGCCGTACCGCTGCTGGCCGAACGCGGTATCGCGCTGCTCGGCGGAGACGGGGACAGCGATGTACGGCCCTCGCCCGTCGAGGGCGTGCACTCGCCGGTCCACGCCCTGGCCGTGGCCGCGATGGGTGTGCCGCTGCTCGACAACCTCGACCTGGAGGCGCTGGCCGACGCGACCGCCGAGGCGGGGCGGTACGAGTTTCTGCTGGTCGTGGCTCCGCTGAACGTTCCGGGCGGGACGGGCTCGCCCGTCAATCCGGTCGCGGTCCTGTGA